Proteins encoded within one genomic window of Fibrobacter sp. UWB16:
- the nusA gene encoding transcription termination factor NusA, whose amino-acid sequence MKNEPKVNLLDVLKEVVEDKSVDDSVILDALKKALISAARKYLHIEKKINVDIDMETNEVHVFLNVEVVDDYPDYDPNMTAEEVAEMDEGYMLVDEARDFNEDAQAGDSLYMELPTSSFGRQAIQTAKQLLTQHIRSAECQRIMDIYRSRIGTIINGTVLRLEQRNVIVDLGNKIEAELPAREQIPHERLTQGASVKAVIARVEESTKSGAQVILSRSNADFLKALLRQEVPEIYEGTVEIKAVARDSKNRRAKIAVYSRDEKIDPVGACVGMKGARVQTIVRELGNERIDIVHWDENFDVFVQRSLAPASVLKMFPVPDTDRIVIIVDDENLAQAIGKGGQNVELAGRLVDRKLDVHGEQEWSQMDEEAKNNILAPNYEDERRMRAKRMDEDRKAKAAAVKKDVNA is encoded by the coding sequence ATGAAGAACGAACCGAAAGTAAACTTGCTCGACGTACTCAAGGAAGTCGTTGAAGACAAGAGTGTCGATGATTCCGTGATTTTGGACGCCCTCAAGAAGGCTCTTATTTCTGCGGCCCGCAAGTATCTGCACATCGAAAAGAAGATCAACGTCGATATCGACATGGAAACCAACGAAGTCCATGTGTTCTTGAACGTCGAAGTTGTCGATGACTATCCGGACTACGACCCGAACATGACTGCCGAAGAAGTTGCTGAAATGGACGAAGGCTATATGCTCGTCGATGAAGCTCGCGACTTCAACGAAGATGCTCAGGCAGGCGACAGCCTTTATATGGAACTCCCGACCTCCTCCTTTGGTCGTCAGGCTATCCAGACTGCAAAGCAGCTCTTGACCCAGCACATCCGCAGTGCCGAATGCCAGCGCATCATGGACATCTACCGCAGCCGCATCGGTACGATCATCAACGGTACGGTGCTCCGTTTGGAACAACGTAATGTTATCGTTGACCTTGGCAACAAGATTGAAGCTGAACTCCCGGCTCGCGAACAGATCCCGCACGAACGCTTGACTCAGGGCGCTTCTGTGAAGGCTGTGATTGCACGCGTGGAAGAATCTACGAAGAGCGGTGCTCAGGTTATTTTGTCTAGATCCAACGCTGACTTCCTCAAGGCTTTGCTCCGTCAGGAAGTTCCGGAAATCTACGAAGGCACTGTCGAAATCAAGGCTGTTGCCCGTGACTCCAAGAATCGCCGTGCAAAGATCGCTGTTTACTCTCGCGATGAGAAGATTGACCCGGTTGGCGCTTGCGTCGGCATGAAGGGTGCTCGCGTACAGACGATTGTCCGCGAACTTGGCAACGAACGTATCGACATCGTTCATTGGGACGAAAACTTCGACGTGTTCGTTCAGCGTTCCTTGGCTCCGGCATCTGTCCTCAAGATGTTCCCGGTTCCGGATACGGACCGTATCGTGATCATCGTGGATGACGAAAACCTCGCTCAGGCTATCGGTAAGGGTGGCCAGAACGTGGAACTCGCCGGCCGTTTGGTGGATCGCAAGCTTGACGTTCATGGAGAACAGGAATGGTCTCAGATGGACGAAGAAGCCAAGAACAACATCCTCGCTCCGAACTATGAGGATGAAAGAAGAATGAGAGCGAAGCGTATGGACGAAGACAGAAAGGCAAAGGCCGCAGCTGTCAAGAAGGACGTGAACGCTTAA
- the infB gene encoding translation initiation factor IF-2 has protein sequence MKPKDWADAHGLKVDVVMKLLRDAGVAVRTHMSKLDMADFAKIEDAAAAEKQKQDARNKNLKRPTASESDSSASAPAKKKETSVATNRLGLKVSLKKGPGARKDAPKPVAKQDPKSPVAKPAAPAAVKPAAPAPAQVAPKPAAPAPAQVAPAAPAPKPAAPAPAPAAAPAAPAAPAVKPAAPAPAPAPQAKPAAPAPAQAAPKPAAPAPAVKPAAPAVAKPAAPQPTMMSATTELKQPPMKAQVFKPDAAILARIEKSRQQAQAARNNHRPNGGNRNGGNGQGYTGTFGRLSNNGNGGNDNRNNNNNNRRPNGGNASSSSRGYTGRNGGFSSGSMQEAFNASNNNNQSLGQNNQNGKGNGKGQNGRHGNDKNRRSNTKDRQEMQREQQQEAVRQNVSRVMASLSKNPVKKVYHKEHSENNSGEEKKILKTSDFITVGELAGLMDQMPARVIAKCMEMGMMVTINARLDFETIQILADEFGYEAQLMEEYEEEALGIEEESQENLQPRHPVVTVMGHVDHGKTSLLDWIRKTHVVSGESGGITQHIGAYEVTTKQGKVTFLDTPGHEAFSAMRARGSQVTDVIVLVVAADSMVMPQTVECIELAKRENVPMVVAITKMDLPTANPDKIRAQLAERGVEVEQWGGQTSCIEVSARTGQGMDVLLETLALEAEILELKANPDTHARGAVVESKLDVGKGSMATILVQNGTLHVGDPFVCGIYAGRVRAMFNERGEQMKEAPPSAPCQVLGFDGTPQAGDELVVVEDEKTAREIASKRRMAARERDLRARKTVSLENSFNAKKEGTLSELNLIVKADVGGSAEALAASLEKLTNKEVRVNIIRKGVGTITESDILFATTAQAIIISFHLMPSLAVREMAQKEGIEIRNYRVIYDCIEDIKNAVEGLLKPIMREELVGEAEIRQVFKVPKVGLIAGCMVTDGEVDRTSHVRVYRNGIELGTTVVQSLKRMKDDVKSVARGFECGIGLKGYDDIKEGDSLIFFKEVKVARTLEDVAREEAEEKAKKAAEEAAAAKENA, from the coding sequence ATGAAACCTAAGGATTGGGCAGATGCTCATGGATTGAAGGTTGATGTGGTGATGAAGCTGCTCCGCGATGCAGGCGTTGCAGTTCGTACCCATATGTCCAAATTGGATATGGCAGACTTTGCTAAAATCGAGGATGCTGCCGCTGCCGAAAAACAGAAGCAGGATGCCCGCAACAAGAATCTCAAGAGGCCTACAGCTTCTGAATCTGATTCTTCCGCTTCCGCTCCTGCAAAGAAGAAGGAAACGTCGGTTGCGACGAACAGACTTGGCTTGAAGGTGAGCCTCAAGAAAGGCCCGGGCGCCCGCAAGGATGCTCCGAAGCCTGTCGCTAAACAGGATCCGAAGTCCCCGGTCGCAAAGCCCGCTGCTCCGGCTGCCGTAAAACCGGCCGCCCCGGCACCTGCACAAGTTGCTCCGAAGCCTGCCGCACCTGCTCCGGCTCAAGTCGCTCCTGCCGCTCCGGCACCGAAGCCGGCAGCACCTGCTCCCGCACCTGCCGCAGCACCTGCTGCTCCAGCCGCACCGGCTGTAAAGCCCGCCGCTCCTGCACCGGCCCCGGCACCTCAGGCAAAGCCTGCCGCCCCGGCGCCTGCACAAGCAGCTCCGAAGCCTGCTGCTCCTGCTCCGGCTGTAAAGCCTGCCGCTCCGGCCGTCGCAAAGCCCGCTGCTCCGCAGCCGACAATGATGTCTGCTACGACAGAACTCAAGCAGCCGCCGATGAAGGCTCAGGTCTTCAAGCCCGATGCTGCAATCCTTGCCCGTATCGAAAAGTCTCGCCAGCAGGCTCAGGCCGCTCGCAACAACCACCGTCCGAATGGTGGAAACCGCAATGGCGGCAATGGCCAGGGTTACACGGGTACGTTTGGCCGTCTCTCGAACAACGGCAATGGCGGTAACGATAACCGCAACAATAACAACAATAATCGTCGCCCGAACGGCGGTAACGCTAGCAGCAGTAGCCGCGGCTATACCGGTCGTAACGGTGGATTCTCCAGCGGTTCCATGCAGGAAGCTTTCAACGCTTCCAACAACAATAACCAGTCTCTCGGTCAGAACAACCAGAACGGCAAGGGCAATGGCAAGGGCCAGAACGGCCGCCATGGCAACGACAAGAACCGCCGTAGCAATACTAAGGACCGTCAGGAAATGCAGAGGGAACAGCAGCAGGAAGCCGTTCGTCAGAACGTCTCCCGCGTGATGGCATCCCTCTCCAAGAACCCGGTCAAGAAAGTTTATCACAAGGAACATTCCGAAAACAACTCGGGTGAAGAAAAGAAGATCCTCAAGACTTCTGACTTCATTACCGTGGGCGAACTCGCAGGCCTCATGGACCAGATGCCGGCACGCGTCATTGCAAAGTGCATGGAAATGGGCATGATGGTGACCATTAACGCTCGCCTTGATTTCGAAACGATCCAAATTTTGGCTGATGAATTCGGTTACGAAGCTCAGCTGATGGAAGAATACGAAGAAGAAGCTCTCGGCATCGAGGAAGAATCTCAGGAAAATCTCCAGCCGCGTCATCCGGTGGTTACCGTCATGGGCCACGTTGACCACGGTAAGACTTCTCTCCTCGACTGGATTCGTAAGACCCACGTGGTGTCCGGCGAATCGGGTGGCATTACGCAGCACATCGGTGCATACGAAGTCACCACCAAGCAGGGCAAGGTTACCTTCCTCGATACTCCGGGTCACGAAGCCTTCAGTGCTATGCGTGCTCGTGGTTCCCAGGTGACCGACGTTATCGTTCTCGTCGTGGCTGCTGACTCCATGGTGATGCCGCAGACGGTTGAATGTATTGAACTTGCCAAGCGCGAAAATGTGCCGATGGTCGTCGCCATTACAAAGATGGACCTTCCGACCGCAAACCCGGACAAGATTCGCGCCCAGCTCGCAGAACGCGGTGTGGAAGTCGAACAGTGGGGTGGTCAGACCAGCTGTATCGAAGTTTCTGCACGTACGGGTCAGGGCATGGATGTCCTCCTCGAAACGCTCGCTCTCGAAGCTGAAATTCTTGAACTCAAGGCCAATCCGGATACGCACGCCCGTGGTGCTGTCGTTGAATCCAAGCTCGACGTGGGTAAGGGTTCCATGGCTACGATCCTCGTGCAGAACGGTACGCTCCATGTGGGTGACCCGTTTGTTTGCGGTATCTACGCAGGTCGTGTCCGTGCCATGTTTAACGAACGCGGTGAACAGATGAAGGAAGCTCCTCCGTCTGCTCCGTGCCAGGTGCTCGGCTTTGACGGTACTCCGCAGGCCGGTGACGAACTTGTCGTGGTGGAAGACGAAAAGACCGCACGTGAAATTGCTTCCAAGCGCCGTATGGCCGCTCGTGAACGCGATCTCCGCGCCCGTAAGACGGTCTCTCTTGAAAACTCCTTCAACGCAAAGAAGGAAGGTACGCTCTCCGAACTCAACCTTATCGTCAAGGCCGACGTGGGTGGTTCTGCAGAAGCTTTGGCCGCTTCCCTCGAAAAGCTTACCAACAAGGAAGTCCGCGTCAACATCATCCGCAAGGGTGTGGGTACGATTACGGAATCCGATATCCTGTTTGCAACGACCGCACAGGCTATCATTATTTCCTTCCACCTTATGCCGTCTCTCGCTGTCCGCGAAATGGCCCAGAAGGAAGGCATCGAAATCCGCAACTACCGCGTGATTTACGACTGCATTGAAGATATCAAGAACGCTGTGGAAGGCCTCCTCAAGCCGATCATGCGCGAAGAACTCGTTGGCGAAGCCGAAATCCGCCAGGTGTTCAAGGTCCCGAAGGTTGGTCTCATCGCTGGCTGTATGGTTACCGACGGCGAAGTCGACCGCACGAGCCATGTCCGCGTTTACCGCAACGGTATCGAACTCGGTACGACCGTGGTCCAGTCCTTGAAGCGCATGAAGGACGACGTCAAGTCTGTCGCTCGTGGCTTTGAATGCGGTATCGGCCTCAAGGGTTACGACGATATCAAGGAAGGCGACAGCCTCATCTTCTTCAAGGAAGTCAAGGTCGCCCGTACGTTGGAAGACGTTGCCCGCGAAGAAGCTGAAGAAAAGGCAAAGAAGGCTGCTGAAGAAGCTGCCGCAGCGAAGGAAAACGCTTAA
- the rbfA gene encoding 30S ribosome-binding factor RbfA, with amino-acid sequence MTRRTDRLGEQFREEISKLIQKGLKDPRVSTLASITRVDITEDLSYAKALVSVMGSDKEKRDTLVGLNNSAGFIRGVLGKALKIFKVPELKFVLDENLEHAMHIEEILAELKQKGEL; translated from the coding sequence ATGACTCGTAGAACCGATAGATTAGGCGAGCAGTTCCGCGAAGAGATCTCCAAGCTCATCCAGAAGGGCTTGAAGGATCCGCGCGTGAGCACTCTCGCGAGCATTACCCGTGTGGACATTACCGAAGACCTGAGCTATGCAAAGGCCCTCGTCTCGGTGATGGGTTCCGATAAAGAAAAGCGCGATACGCTTGTCGGACTCAACAATTCCGCCGGCTTTATCCGTGGCGTCTTGGGCAAGGCCTTGAAGATTTTCAAGGTTCCGGAGCTCAAGTTCGTTCTTGACGAAAATCTCGAACATGCCATGCACATTGAAGAAATCCTTGCAGAACTGAAGCAGAAAGGGGAACTTTAA
- a CDS encoding tRNA pseudouridine(55) synthase TruB, whose amino-acid sequence MGHAGTLDLRASGLIIAATGRATRLLPYIEAKDKCYTFRLHLGYETDTLEWDGEVVKVDDKCVGRESQPCLHGYDRAQHLGLEQSESPKTRDESGCHPGAEGDRIQCGVPSVTRADLEAVLSQFIGDIDQVPPNYSAVKIDGHRASDLANRGREIELKPRRIHIESLKVVDEGKVTEGCTGKCFATFDLECNCSKGTYIRSLGRDLARALGTCGCVSMIRRHRIGDVTVDRAVRGDALTPEHLLPVDQVLDFPVVRLNDDQVKAIRLGNWVPWRTPVENLSTTPGAEKFVFTADKDGAVIGLGVYDPGRICPKFFLGDD is encoded by the coding sequence GTGGGCCATGCAGGTACGCTCGATTTGCGTGCAAGCGGGCTCATTATTGCCGCTACGGGTCGTGCAACGCGCCTTTTGCCTTACATTGAGGCGAAGGACAAGTGCTATACGTTCAGGCTCCACCTTGGCTATGAAACCGATACCTTGGAATGGGACGGGGAAGTGGTTAAGGTAGACGACAAATGCGTGGGGCGAGAGTCGCAGCCATGCTTGCATGGATATGACCGAGCCCAGCATTTGGGACTTGAGCAAAGCGAAAGTCCAAAGACGAGAGACGAGAGTGGTTGTCATCCTGGAGCCGAAGGCGATAGGATCCAGTGCGGAGTGCCTTCGGTGACGCGCGCGGACCTCGAAGCTGTTCTCTCGCAGTTCATTGGCGACATTGACCAGGTTCCGCCCAATTACAGTGCTGTGAAAATCGATGGCCATCGCGCAAGCGACTTGGCGAATCGTGGTCGTGAAATTGAACTCAAGCCTCGCCGCATTCATATCGAATCGCTCAAAGTCGTGGACGAGGGCAAGGTTACGGAAGGCTGTACCGGCAAGTGCTTTGCCACGTTTGATTTGGAATGCAATTGCAGCAAGGGAACGTACATCCGTTCGCTCGGTCGTGATTTGGCTCGTGCGCTTGGTACGTGCGGCTGCGTCTCGATGATCCGTCGCCACCGCATTGGTGATGTGACTGTGGATCGCGCTGTTCGTGGGGACGCTCTCACGCCGGAACATTTGCTCCCTGTAGACCAGGTGCTTGATTTCCCGGTTGTCCGCTTGAATGACGACCAGGTGAAAGCAATTCGTTTAGGAAATTGGGTGCCGTGGCGCACTCCTGTTGAAAATTTAAGCACAACGCCTGGGGCGGAAAAGTTTGTCTTTACCGCCGATAAGGATGGCGCTGTGATTGGGCTTGGGGTTTATGACCCGGGCCGCATTTGCCCCAAGTTCTTTTTAGGTGATGATTAA